The following coding sequences lie in one Cyanobacterium sp. Dongsha4 genomic window:
- the nrdR gene encoding transcriptional regulator NrdR — translation MQCPSCHFNQTKVIESRTTEKAQSIRRRRECLQCHHRFTTYERIEFVAITVIKKDGSTESFDRSKVLRGIVRACEKTGIESELLDSIVDNLESEIENQFPREITSKQIGNLVLKQLSQISQVAYIRFASVYENFTSIEDFVATLKKLQNSPENSGNDPEPQSPISDSENKKNQTTNQE, via the coding sequence ATGCAATGTCCTTCATGTCATTTTAATCAAACCAAAGTAATAGAGTCACGAACTACGGAAAAGGCACAAAGCATCAGACGTAGAAGAGAATGCCTCCAATGTCATCACCGTTTTACAACCTATGAAAGAATAGAATTTGTAGCAATTACAGTGATCAAAAAAGATGGTAGTACGGAATCTTTCGATCGCTCTAAAGTTCTCAGAGGAATAGTAAGAGCTTGTGAAAAAACGGGTATTGAGTCAGAATTATTAGACTCTATTGTGGACAACCTAGAATCAGAAATCGAAAATCAATTTCCGAGAGAGATTACCAGTAAACAAATTGGGAACTTAGTATTAAAACAACTGAGCCAAATTTCCCAAGTAGCATATATTCGATTTGCATCAGTTTATGAAAACTTTACCAGTATTGAAGATTTTGTGGCAACCCTGAAAAAATTGCAAAATTCACCAGAAAATTCAGGAAATGACCCTGAGCCTCAATCTCCCATTTCAGATAGTGAAAACAAAAAGAATCAGACAACAAATCAAGAATGA
- a CDS encoding 30S ribosomal protein S1 — translation MVNQTETLNSNVSFTHEEFAALLDQYDYHFSPGDVVPGTVFSIEPKGALIDIGAKTAAYIPVQELSINRVDDPSEVLQANETREFFILTDENEDGQLTLSIRRIEYMRAWQRVRQLQEEDATVYSNVFATNRGGALVRVEGLRGFIPGSHISAKDTKEDLVGQDLPLKFLEVDEERNRLVLSHRRALVERKMNGLEVGQVVIGSVRGIKPYGAFIDIGGVSGLLHISEISHDHIDTPHSVFNVNDELKVMIIDLDAERGRISLSTKQLEPEPGDMLKNRELVFEKAEEMAQKYKEKLLAGDAEEANVNSDSVQEVAEGEEVTATETTETSDIENQSEEELTTTAVE, via the coding sequence ATGGTCAATCAAACAGAAACCCTAAATAGTAATGTTAGCTTTACCCATGAGGAGTTTGCTGCCCTCTTAGATCAATATGACTATCATTTCAGTCCTGGGGATGTAGTTCCGGGGACTGTTTTCAGTATTGAGCCTAAAGGTGCTTTGATTGATATAGGTGCGAAAACTGCCGCTTACATTCCTGTACAGGAACTTTCCATCAATCGTGTGGATGATCCTAGTGAAGTCTTACAAGCTAACGAAACCAGAGAATTTTTTATTCTCACTGACGAAAATGAAGATGGACAATTAACTCTTTCTATCCGTCGTATAGAATATATGCGTGCGTGGCAAAGAGTTCGTCAGTTACAAGAAGAGGATGCTACCGTTTATTCTAACGTGTTTGCTACTAATCGTGGTGGTGCATTAGTGAGAGTGGAGGGTTTAAGAGGGTTTATCCCCGGATCTCACATCAGTGCTAAAGACACTAAAGAAGATTTAGTTGGTCAAGATTTGCCCCTGAAATTCTTAGAAGTGGATGAAGAGCGCAATCGTCTAGTTTTAAGTCATCGTCGTGCGTTAGTTGAGCGCAAGATGAATGGTTTAGAAGTCGGACAAGTGGTTATCGGTTCTGTACGTGGTATTAAACCTTACGGTGCGTTTATCGATATTGGTGGCGTTAGTGGTTTATTACACATTTCTGAAATTTCTCACGATCATATTGATACTCCTCATAGTGTCTTTAATGTCAATGATGAATTGAAAGTGATGATTATTGACTTAGACGCAGAAAGAGGTCGTATTTCTCTATCTACCAAGCAGTTAGAACCTGAACCGGGTGATATGCTCAAAAACCGTGAGTTAGTGTTTGAGAAAGCAGAGGAAATGGCTCAGAAGTATAAAGAAAAATTATTAGCTGGTGATGCTGAGGAAGCTAATGTTAATTCTGATTCTGTGCAAGAAGTAGCAGAAGGAGAAGAAGTTACAGCAACTGAGACAACTGAAACTTCAGATATTGAAAATCAATCTGAGGAAGAATTAACCACTACAGCAGTAGAGTAA
- the ffh gene encoding signal recognition particle protein, with the protein MFDALAERLEDTWKKLRGQGKISQSNIQEALQEVRKALLEADVNFQVVKSFVAEVEKNALGAEVISGVNPQQQFIKIVYDELVKVMGESNAPLAETDKPPRVILMAGLQGAGKTTATAKLALYLQKQKRSCLMVATDVYRPAAIQQLITLGTQISVPVFELGTGANPVDIARQGLEEAKNKGIDTVIIDTAGRLQIDQEMMAELARVKKAVNPDEVLLVVDSMTGQEAANVTRSFHEEIGITGAILTKMDGDSRGGAALSIRTISGQPIKFIGVGEKVEALEPFYPDRMASRILNMGDIVTLVEKAQEELDIADVEKMQKKMMEAKFDFNDFLKQMRLLKNMGSFAGVMKLIPGMNKLGAGALEQGEVQLKRTETMINSMTKEERANPQLLAQSPSRRRRIAKGSGHQEKDVSRLVSDFTKMRSMMQQMSMGGGLPGMGGMPGMGGLGGLFGGGMPQPGYRNQPKKKAKKAKKKRGFADL; encoded by the coding sequence ATGTTTGATGCTTTAGCAGAACGTTTGGAAGATACATGGAAAAAACTAAGAGGACAAGGCAAGATTAGTCAATCTAATATACAAGAGGCCTTACAGGAAGTTAGAAAAGCCTTATTAGAAGCAGATGTTAATTTTCAAGTCGTCAAAAGTTTTGTTGCCGAGGTAGAGAAAAATGCTTTAGGTGCGGAAGTTATTTCTGGGGTTAATCCTCAACAGCAATTCATCAAGATTGTTTATGATGAGTTAGTGAAGGTGATGGGGGAGAGTAATGCCCCTCTTGCGGAGACTGATAAACCTCCGAGGGTGATTTTGATGGCTGGTTTACAGGGTGCTGGTAAAACTACGGCAACGGCAAAATTAGCTTTATATTTACAAAAACAAAAACGTAGTTGTTTGATGGTGGCAACGGACGTCTATCGCCCTGCGGCTATTCAACAGTTGATCACTTTGGGAACGCAAATTTCTGTTCCTGTGTTTGAATTAGGCACTGGGGCAAATCCTGTAGATATTGCCCGTCAAGGTTTGGAAGAGGCAAAAAATAAAGGTATTGACACTGTTATTATCGATACTGCAGGTCGGTTGCAAATTGATCAGGAAATGATGGCAGAATTAGCACGGGTGAAAAAAGCCGTTAATCCTGATGAAGTGTTATTGGTGGTTGACTCCATGACGGGGCAGGAAGCGGCAAATGTGACTCGCTCTTTTCATGAAGAAATCGGCATTACTGGGGCGATTCTAACTAAGATGGATGGGGATAGTCGTGGCGGTGCGGCGTTGTCTATTCGTACCATTTCTGGGCAACCAATTAAGTTTATTGGGGTTGGAGAGAAGGTTGAGGCTTTAGAGCCTTTTTATCCTGATAGGATGGCTTCTCGTATTCTCAATATGGGAGATATTGTCACATTGGTGGAAAAAGCTCAAGAGGAGTTGGATATTGCCGATGTGGAGAAGATGCAGAAGAAGATGATGGAGGCGAAGTTTGACTTTAATGACTTCCTCAAACAGATGCGTCTTTTGAAGAATATGGGATCTTTTGCAGGGGTAATGAAGTTGATTCCGGGGATGAATAAGTTAGGTGCAGGGGCATTAGAGCAGGGAGAAGTACAATTAAAGCGTACGGAAACAATGATTAATTCTATGACAAAGGAGGAAAGGGCTAATCCTCAATTGTTGGCTCAGTCTCCTAGTCGTCGTCGTCGTATTGCAAAAGGCTCAGGACATCAAGAAAAGGATGTTTCTCGTCTTGTTAGTGATTTTACCAAGATGCGATCGATGATGCAACAAATGAGTATGGGCGGTGGTTTACCTGGTATGGGAGGTATGCCTGGCATGGGCGGTTTAGGTGGCTTATTTGGTGGGGGAATGCCTCAACCGGGTTATCGTAATCAACCGAAGAAAAAAGCGAAAAAAGCCAAGAAGAAAAGGGGTTTTGCTGATTTATAA
- the mutT gene encoding 8-oxo-dGTP diphosphatase MutT: MNKSHKHIGVAIIINDKKEILIDRRLPTGVMANLWEFPGGKIEEGETAEDCIIREIKEELGVVVRCDRIFAEITHDYEQFTVTLYVYLCHICQGKPQPLECAEILWVKPHELSQFEFPSANQEIISKLQKEFS, encoded by the coding sequence ATGAATAAATCTCATAAACATATAGGTGTGGCTATTATTATTAATGATAAAAAGGAAATTCTAATTGATCGTCGTTTACCTACGGGGGTTATGGCGAATTTATGGGAGTTTCCGGGGGGGAAGATAGAAGAGGGAGAAACGGCGGAAGATTGTATTATTCGAGAGATAAAAGAGGAGTTAGGAGTTGTGGTGAGATGCGATCGCATCTTTGCTGAGATTACTCATGATTATGAACAATTTACAGTAACTTTATATGTATATCTTTGTCATATTTGTCAGGGAAAACCTCAACCTTTAGAGTGTGCAGAAATATTATGGGTAAAACCTCATGAATTAAGCCAATTTGAATTTCCTTCGGCTAATCAAGAAATAATTAGTAAGTTGCAAAAAGAGTTTTCTTGA
- a CDS encoding HNH endonuclease — MRNNIKTERINIPLSVKKYIYERDKFQCQSCGKKENETQLNIDHIIPLAKGGSNDLSNLQTLCYQCNQRKKANFDPRFRRYFT, encoded by the coding sequence ATGAGAAATAATATAAAAACAGAAAGAATAAACATTCCTTTATCAGTGAAAAAATATATTTATGAGAGAGATAAATTTCAGTGTCAAAGTTGTGGTAAAAAAGAAAACGAAACTCAGTTAAATATCGATCATATAATTCCTTTAGCAAAAGGGGGAAGTAATGATTTAAGTAACTTACAAACTCTCTGCTATCAATGTAATCAAAGGAAAAAAGCAAATTTTGATCCTCGTTTTCGTCGTTATTTTACTTAA
- a CDS encoding KGK domain-containing protein, whose amino-acid sequence MNQKIEHLEQNDVIQIKNDKTRWVMKQTTFTANEFISTIINSYTSGEELKEWSKNGVEAQVLVPRKPWRKGKIRLSIEFIPDESEIESPLDDFR is encoded by the coding sequence ATGAATCAAAAAATAGAACATTTAGAGCAAAATGACGTAATTCAAATAAAAAATGATAAAACTAGATGGGTAATGAAACAGACGACTTTTACTGCAAATGAGTTTATATCAACGATAATTAATAGTTACACTTCGGGAGAAGAATTAAAAGAATGGAGCAAGAATGGTGTGGAGGCACAGGTTTTAGTACCTAGAAAACCTTGGAGAAAAGGTAAAATAAGATTATCGATCGAGTTTATTCCTGATGAATCGGAAATAGAATCACCCCTAGATGATTTTAGATAA
- a CDS encoding dynamin family protein, with amino-acid sequence MTKIHPHCENLASQVNQILELLQKNQEMRSHFDIYPVETSLRKAISPRFEIVFAGAFSAGKSMLINALLERELLYSAEGHATGIECYIEYAPLDKERVVMTFLSETEILQQIIAISQRVNINLQDVSITDSHIIDGIKQKCQEIIDKEGGVNKSELAKQANALMLLAEGFESNKDKIKPHDNATYSMEQFNFNNLAEAASYARRGKNSAVLKRLDYYCYHPLLEDGNVLVDLPGIDAPIEKDAKLSLDKIANPDTSLVICVLKPASAGDLTQKETELLETIKSNPAIRNRVFYVFNRIDETWYSGQLRQRLDNLINSDFSHTNRVYKTSGLLGFYGSQIKNTSEVNRFGLDSIFADSIKGIGGEEETPQFVSEFNNYCANSGKLTATNFRVSVNGYDTPNQNYVRILKEWGMPLIDKLIQDSGIIFFKEEITRYLTEEKRPELFKNLSDDLQPLCLTLKKEYQKQQRELYSQPQEIELMKQQELTRLNNKLQEIGNDFYSYLDEEVNRLINQENKQFNQDFQQLQSRFVNHLDELLDAFSVSETYSLAVKAHPRNQTAPLIAVLVEALYYISNSLEDVLIEELQYLVFNYVNDLVTAVRKQGFYLELTRLLNGDAGIYDELSALENKLYQALKAVATSECDRYVRETPQFYSEGTFSIYQFRETLKQTSQAYDASSMVEAEPAIRQLLKLDFEPKVNTTIRQVFRQTINQNIKTNLLPLAKQLADNILQQYDIARDNLQQTLEQEAKEKIAYNQQLMTEIKQDILVYNEAISGINNCLEAMKVFENKLPLINLLD; translated from the coding sequence ATGACAAAAATTCACCCTCACTGCGAAAATCTTGCCTCTCAAGTTAATCAGATACTAGAATTATTACAGAAAAATCAGGAGATGCGATCGCATTTTGACATCTACCCTGTAGAAACATCCCTGAGAAAAGCCATTTCACCCCGTTTTGAAATAGTATTTGCAGGGGCATTTAGTGCAGGAAAATCCATGTTAATCAATGCTTTATTAGAGCGTGAATTACTTTATAGTGCAGAAGGTCACGCCACAGGCATTGAATGTTATATCGAGTATGCGCCTTTGGATAAAGAAAGGGTTGTGATGACGTTTTTAAGTGAAACGGAGATTTTGCAACAAATTATTGCTATTTCTCAAAGGGTAAACATTAACCTCCAAGACGTATCTATTACCGACTCCCATATCATTGACGGTATTAAGCAAAAGTGTCAGGAAATTATCGACAAAGAAGGAGGAGTAAATAAATCGGAATTGGCAAAACAGGCAAACGCCTTGATGTTATTAGCGGAGGGTTTTGAAAGCAACAAAGACAAGATTAAACCCCATGATAACGCCACCTACTCAATGGAGCAGTTTAATTTTAATAACCTCGCCGAGGCCGCCAGTTATGCCAGACGAGGTAAAAATTCTGCCGTCTTAAAACGCCTTGACTATTATTGCTATCATCCCCTTTTAGAAGATGGTAACGTTTTAGTTGACTTACCCGGTATTGACGCACCCATCGAAAAAGATGCTAAACTCTCCCTTGATAAAATTGCTAATCCTGACACGTCTTTAGTTATCTGTGTTTTGAAACCTGCTTCTGCGGGGGATTTAACCCAAAAAGAAACAGAATTACTAGAGACAATTAAATCTAATCCTGCCATCAGAAACAGAGTTTTTTATGTCTTTAATCGCATTGATGAAACCTGGTATTCTGGACAATTAAGACAAAGATTAGATAATTTGATTAACTCTGATTTTAGTCATACCAATCGGGTATATAAAACCAGTGGTTTATTAGGCTTTTATGGAAGCCAAATTAAAAACACATCAGAAGTAAATCGCTTTGGCTTAGATAGCATTTTTGCTGATAGTATTAAAGGTATTGGCGGAGAAGAAGAAACCCCTCAATTTGTCAGTGAGTTTAACAACTATTGTGCTAATTCAGGTAAGTTAACAGCTACCAATTTTCGAGTATCTGTCAATGGTTATGATACCCCTAATCAAAACTATGTCAGAATTTTAAAAGAGTGGGGAATGCCTTTAATAGATAAATTAATTCAAGATAGTGGCATTATCTTTTTTAAAGAAGAAATCACCCGTTATTTAACGGAAGAAAAACGCCCTGAGTTGTTTAAAAATTTGTCTGATGATTTACAGCCTTTATGCTTAACTTTGAAGAAAGAATATCAAAAACAACAAAGAGAATTGTATAGTCAACCTCAAGAAATTGAGTTGATGAAACAACAAGAATTAACTCGTTTAAATAATAAATTACAGGAAATTGGCAATGATTTTTATAGCTATCTTGATGAAGAAGTAAACCGCCTAATTAACCAAGAAAATAAACAATTTAATCAAGATTTTCAACAGTTACAAAGCCGTTTTGTTAATCACCTTGACGAATTGCTAGACGCTTTTTCCGTCAGTGAAACCTATAGTCTAGCAGTTAAAGCTCATCCTCGCAATCAAACTGCCCCTCTAATTGCCGTTTTAGTAGAGGCTTTATACTATATCTCCAATTCCCTCGAAGATGTCTTAATTGAGGAATTGCAATATTTAGTCTTTAACTACGTCAATGACTTGGTTACAGCAGTGAGAAAACAGGGATTTTACCTCGAATTAACTCGCTTATTAAATGGAGATGCAGGAATTTATGATGAGTTATCAGCTCTCGAAAACAAGCTATATCAAGCATTAAAAGCCGTTGCTACCTCAGAGTGCGATCGCTACGTCAGAGAAACACCTCAGTTTTACAGTGAAGGTACATTTTCCATTTATCAATTCCGAGAAACCTTAAAACAGACATCACAAGCCTATGATGCTTCTTCAATGGTAGAAGCTGAACCAGCAATTCGACAACTATTAAAACTAGATTTTGAACCAAAAGTAAACACAACTATTCGGCAAGTTTTTCGACAAACAATAAATCAAAATATCAAGACAAATTTGCTACCTTTAGCAAAACAATTAGCCGATAATATTCTGCAACAATATGACATTGCCAGAGATAATTTACAGCAAACATTAGAGCAAGAAGCCAAAGAAAAAATTGCTTATAATCAACAATTAATGACAGAAATTAAACAGGATATTCTAGTATATAATGAAGCTATTTCTGGAATTAATAACTGCTTGGAAGCCATGAAAGTTTTTGAGAATAAACTACCCTTAATCAACCTTCTCGACTAA
- a CDS encoding AAA family ATPase — protein sequence MSIISHILIGCPSSGKSTLANYMVKQNFNYQIISTDNIRQQLFEDENIQGDWQLIEAEIFKQIDGYIQAGKPIIYDATNAKKWWRITLLEKLTQYDNVNWIGWYLKTPLKVCLEWNQKRKRQVPDDVITNLYQSLRNFPPLPAEGFLAVYDIPFKDDKLDVNEFNNNLSKLNRV from the coding sequence ATGTCTATTATTTCACACATTTTAATTGGTTGCCCTAGTAGCGGAAAATCAACTCTAGCTAATTATATGGTTAAACAAAATTTTAATTATCAAATTATCTCGACAGATAACATTAGACAACAACTTTTTGAAGATGAAAATATACAAGGAGATTGGCAGTTAATTGAAGCAGAAATATTTAAACAAATTGACGGTTATATTCAAGCAGGAAAACCAATTATTTATGATGCTACTAATGCTAAAAAATGGTGGCGGATTACTCTATTGGAAAAATTAACACAATATGACAATGTCAACTGGATTGGTTGGTATTTAAAAACCCCTTTAAAAGTCTGTTTAGAATGGAATCAAAAGCGAAAACGCCAAGTACCAGATGATGTTATAACTAATTTATATCAATCCCTAAGAAATTTTCCTCCCCTTCCTGCGGAGGGTTTTTTAGCGGTTTATGACATACCTTTTAAAGATGATAAATTAGATGTAAATGAATTTAATAATAACCTATCAAAATTAAATCGAGTATAA
- a CDS encoding NAD-binding protein, protein MDYFLVCGLGYLGQHCVIALKKFGVKVIAIEKNPPSDWEVKNLHESLDELIIGDCSQQNILSQTPISKIRAALIVTTIEKVNIETAIALRTLNPHTRLIVRSDRENLNYLLSNQLGNFVAYEPKHLPANAYALSALGKDTIGFLDLEGGKMRINRLQMPSHHPWYSYKSLEELNTRHRRIITHYRHNFPDTEINFYQWNPEAKLQPQDTIVYVETENNDLMTKGYNTNSPQRKLSQNIIQYITHIQHRFNRYLKEFWQLNRKQQIRRVALVCTLVVFLLLITGTILFHFYYSAISFVSAFYVTAILLLGGYADLFSPLEPLTGLPAWLQLFSLLLTLTGTAFVGVLYALLTEALLSSKFQFNSKRPPIPRENHIIIVGFGRLGQKVAEKLQELKKPVLAITLNPITDISTALTIPLISGHNLNDSLKLAYLEKAKSMVIVTDDDIINIEIALLSQKINPNCQLVIRTNGDTLTENLSQLLPHATIIDPYIAAAEAFTGAAFGENILGLSRLQRQTILVTQYHIEGNDTLQGLLLSEVAYGYGVIPVIYQNHLDASRVTLPSDDIRLAVGDLLIVLATIEGLKAIELGKPHLRQWQLEILSAQSKMTIFDGTSAIARISGCSLKTAKEVMDNIPCILPVRMYHHQAVRLKKILHQNQIQSHLVRVR, encoded by the coding sequence ATGGATTACTTTTTAGTTTGCGGTTTGGGATATTTAGGACAACATTGCGTAATTGCCTTGAAAAAATTTGGAGTGAAAGTAATTGCTATTGAAAAAAATCCTCCCTCTGATTGGGAAGTGAAAAATTTACATGAATCTTTAGATGAGTTAATTATTGGTGATTGTAGTCAACAGAATATTCTCTCACAAACTCCTATTAGTAAAATTCGAGCGGCTTTAATTGTCACAACTATTGAAAAAGTAAATATTGAAACTGCGATCGCACTTAGAACTTTAAATCCCCATACTCGTTTAATTGTAAGAAGCGATCGAGAAAATCTCAACTATTTATTAAGTAATCAATTAGGTAACTTTGTTGCTTACGAACCTAAACACCTACCTGCGAACGCTTATGCCTTATCTGCATTAGGAAAAGACACTATTGGCTTTTTAGACTTAGAAGGGGGCAAAATGAGAATTAATCGTTTGCAAATGCCTTCTCATCACCCTTGGTATAGTTACAAATCCCTTGAAGAATTAAATACCCGTCACCGTCGCATTATTACCCATTATCGTCACAATTTTCCTGACACAGAGATTAATTTCTATCAATGGAATCCTGAAGCTAAATTGCAACCCCAAGATACCATCGTCTATGTGGAAACCGAAAATAACGACTTAATGACAAAGGGTTATAATACCAATTCACCCCAAAGAAAATTATCCCAAAATATTATTCAATACATAACCCATATTCAACATCGATTTAATCGCTACTTGAAAGAATTTTGGCAATTGAATCGTAAACAACAAATTAGAAGAGTTGCTTTGGTATGTACATTAGTTGTCTTCTTATTATTAATTACTGGGACAATACTTTTTCATTTTTATTACTCCGCTATTAGTTTTGTTTCTGCCTTTTATGTCACGGCAATATTATTATTAGGAGGTTATGCAGATTTATTTTCTCCTCTTGAGCCTTTAACAGGTTTACCCGCATGGTTACAATTATTTAGTCTTCTTTTAACTCTAACTGGCACTGCTTTTGTGGGGGTTTTATATGCTTTGTTGACAGAGGCTTTATTGTCTTCTAAATTCCAGTTTAATAGTAAACGTCCTCCCATTCCAAGAGAGAATCATATTATCATAGTTGGTTTTGGCAGATTGGGACAAAAAGTAGCAGAAAAACTACAGGAGTTGAAAAAACCTGTATTAGCAATAACTCTCAATCCAATCACTGATATATCTACTGCTTTAACAATCCCTTTAATCTCTGGTCATAATTTAAACGATAGTCTTAAACTAGCCTATTTAGAAAAAGCTAAAAGTATGGTGATTGTCACGGATGATGACATTATCAATATTGAAATTGCCTTACTGAGTCAAAAAATTAATCCTAACTGTCAGTTAGTTATTCGTACTAATGGAGATACTTTAACGGAAAATTTGAGTCAACTGTTACCTCATGCTACCATAATTGACCCCTACATAGCGGCGGCGGAGGCTTTTACTGGGGCGGCTTTTGGAGAAAATATCCTCGGTTTATCTCGTTTACAACGACAAACGATTCTGGTTACTCAATATCACATTGAAGGGAATGACACTTTACAAGGTTTGCTGTTATCTGAAGTTGCCTATGGTTATGGGGTGATTCCTGTCATCTATCAAAATCATCTTGATGCTTCTAGGGTTACTTTACCTTCTGATGATATACGTTTAGCTGTAGGAGATTTATTAATTGTTTTAGCCACCATTGAAGGGTTAAAAGCCATAGAATTAGGCAAACCTCATTTAAGACAATGGCAGTTAGAAATTTTGTCCGCTCAGTCGAAGATGACTATTTTTGATGGTACAAGTGCGATCGCACGCATTTCAGGATGTTCTTTAAAAACAGCGAAGGAAGTCATGGATAATATTCCTTGTATTTTACCAGTAAGAATGTATCATCATCAGGCAGTAAGACTGAAAAAAATATTACACCAGAATCAAATTCAAAGCCATTTAGTAAGAGTTAGATAA
- the accB gene encoding acetyl-CoA carboxylase biotin carboxyl carrier protein, which yields MPIDFNQLREFIEAIAKTDISELAIKEGDFELTLQKNSPYSNNAVYSIATPVSPPQSITPVQENSHPVEVDTPPTPPAEKSSASKKTDNWLAITSPMVGTFYRAPAPGEPAFVENGDRISDGQVVCIIEAMKLMNEIEAEVSGQIMEIAVENGEPVEYGQTLMWVAPN from the coding sequence GTGCCAATCGACTTTAATCAACTACGAGAATTTATAGAAGCGATCGCAAAAACAGATATTTCGGAATTAGCGATCAAAGAGGGTGATTTTGAGCTAACATTGCAGAAAAATTCTCCTTACAGTAACAATGCTGTCTATTCTATTGCTACCCCAGTAAGCCCTCCCCAATCTATAACCCCTGTTCAGGAAAATAGTCACCCTGTGGAGGTAGATACTCCCCCCACTCCTCCTGCAGAAAAATCTTCTGCTAGTAAAAAAACAGATAATTGGTTAGCTATTACTTCCCCAATGGTTGGTACATTCTACCGAGCTCCTGCTCCCGGTGAACCTGCTTTTGTGGAAAATGGCGATCGCATCTCTGATGGTCAAGTAGTCTGTATTATTGAAGCTATGAAGCTGATGAATGAAATTGAGGCGGAAGTTTCTGGACAAATAATGGAGATTGCGGTAGAAAATGGCGAACCTGTGGAATATGGACAAACTTTGATGTGGGTTGCACCCAATTAA
- the efp gene encoding elongation factor P, translated as MISSNDFRPGVSIELDGGVWRVVEFLHVKPGKGSAFVRTKLKNAQTGSVVEKTFRAGETVPQANLDKRTMQHTYKDGDQFVFMDMETFEEARLSEEQVGDKSKYIKEEMEVNVLFWNNTVLEVELPTSVVLEVVETDPGVKGDTATGGSKPAILETGAQIMVPLFISIGEKVKVDTRNDSYLGRE; from the coding sequence ATGATTTCTAGTAATGATTTTCGCCCCGGTGTAAGTATTGAATTGGATGGTGGTGTTTGGAGAGTTGTTGAGTTTCTCCATGTTAAGCCGGGTAAGGGTTCAGCTTTTGTGCGTACAAAATTAAAAAATGCCCAGACAGGTAGTGTTGTAGAAAAAACTTTCCGTGCAGGGGAAACCGTGCCTCAAGCAAATTTAGATAAACGTACCATGCAACACACCTATAAAGATGGAGATCAATTTGTGTTCATGGATATGGAAACCTTTGAAGAAGCAAGACTTTCAGAGGAGCAAGTGGGAGATAAATCAAAATATATTAAAGAGGAAATGGAGGTTAATGTTCTTTTCTGGAATAATACCGTTTTAGAAGTAGAATTACCTACCTCTGTAGTATTGGAAGTTGTTGAAACAGATCCCGGTGTGAAGGGTGATACTGCAACAGGTGGTTCAAAACCTGCTATTTTGGAAACTGGGGCGCAAATTATGGTTCCCTTATTTATTTCTATCGGCGAAAAAGTTAAAGTAGATACTAGAAATGATAGTTATTTAGGTAGAGAGTAA